TTTTTTCCCAGAGTTTTCAAACACATCTCATAGTCTACTTCAGCAGATGATGAGATGCTCtgttgtcatcatgtgacctaagTATTTTATCAATGGTAGCTTCTATATAGGTAGAAAAATAGAGTGGTGAATGACATCATCATAACATCACATGTGACAGTTACATCAGTGAAACAGCAAGGAACCTGGACAAGAGACTGAATGAACACCAGACTAAAACCACTCACAGCATCCACTGGGAAGAAGTCAAAGGTTTTTAATCAGGAGTCAGAGGATGACTGGAGAAAGACCAAAGAGGATTTTCACATCAAACCCTAGAGATCCTCTTTGAGCAGAGACAGGAGTAACCATCTCCTTCCATATACAACCACCTGCGATCATATGACTGAAGTTCCATACTTGACCACTAAGGAAGACTGTAAGATGTGGTTGAAAACTCTGACAAAAccttgagattattttgtcaaattattTGATTGTTATCtattttattgttcttattaataatgaactttttaaaaatgtcatttagaATAAACAATCCATTGCATGGGTGCAGCTGAATTGACTGAACTTAGGTCCTACCCCTTTCCCCACACTAGTCCAATCAAAGCTTAACTATTTTACGCATATGATTAGCAGTTTGAAAATGATTGAAAGATATGTCTGGTGGACATAATGAAAGACACGGCAGTGACACCTTGACCTGAATCTTCACAGCTGCAGTTCTGAAATTTCAGGGGAAAGTGGATTTATAAATGGTCCGTTCAGCTGCACAAGATGCAACAAATGCAGCAAAACTTAGGATTGTTTGTAAGCACTGATCAGAAGACAGTTGCCTCTCCCAACTATCTgcttatctttaaaaaaaacccagggTCATCAGAGCTTCCATTCCTGGAAATTCACTGTGTTCAAGAACCTTCAATAAACCTTTACAAATGATGGTGTAAATATGAGTCAAGGACTCTAAGTTCTGTACATGGAATCTAATCtcaatgtaaaatgtaaatcaaaCCTCAATGGAAAATCTGAGGACCCTGacacaacaagctaacaggTGGCTGATGGTTGGCATCGGACTGTGTTTGGCTGTGTAGTTTTTTCGGTGTGTTTCGTTCCAGCTGGCCCTTATCAACAGCAATTCAGCGTGAGCTGATACAGCTATCGTTTTTTGATGACGCAACCTCTTTCAAGTCAGTTTGTTGTGCCAGGACCCTTAAAGGTACAATAGTAGTTCCCTGATTATGGCAAAGTGTAATATAACAGAAGTCTCCATATGTATGTTATGTAAGAAATTCTGTCATTTAGAACACTATCAGAAGCTATAACATACAGACAATTTACCTTTAAATTTGTCCAGGGCTCAgttcattttaaattgatttaaagtGAACCCAACACACAGAACCATTAGAGCAGGATCGAAGAAGTTGAAGAAAACAGGTAAGACTAACTCAAGTGTGTCCTACCATTGATTATTGTTTGGCAAGTCACACTtggtttttgcatgtttgaccCTTTATACCTGTAATTCTCCTATACTGCATTTTGCATCAATGCTGGCCATTTTTCTAACATAAGTGCGTGTTTAGAGATTTATTTCAGTTCGTTTCAAAACAGCTTGAAAATCACCTCCAGAGACTTGCTTCACATACTGTGGTTATTCCATCACCTTGAACATCAAATCTTGATGTTACAGTTACACACTTCATTCTTGTTTtatgattccctgacttttcagTCCAGTCTGCATTACCATGTACAGCTGGTACAGTGGACACCTGACCATTCCAGCAATATGTCAGTCCCAAAgctgttggatggggttgaggtcagggctctgtgcagtccacacaacaacaaactgtgAAAAGCATTTTTTATGGAGCTGACTTTGTGCACAGGGTCATTGTCATTTACAAACAGGGAAAGGACAAACATGGTGGAGGCACACTTTTGCCTCAACTATAACACTATTGTGTCATTGTATGCTGTCCCTTTATTGGAACTAAGCAGCCTAGACCAAACCAGGAGAACCAGACCCAGACCAAAAGTAGACAAAAGTGTGTGAACAGTACACATATTATTGACCATATGGTGTACAGTACAGATGGATCTGCACTTAAAGGTGTATTACTACACAAACCAACTTTaacaaaataagacatgatGTTTGCTGTGATAGTTTAGCAGGTGTCAAGTGTCTGCAGGTTCAATTTTGGTCCTGTATTGAAATAATGAGAAACTGATAGCTGTTGAGAGAGTgggcaaaaatgtaaaacactacAGTACACGTTGGTACATTGGTAAGTATTTGTGATTTGTAGTAAAGGGGTTTAAACATGTCGAAACACTGGTTGGACCCGCCGCAGTCATCCTACACTGCACACTCTGAGCACTCACAGAGAAGCTAACAAAGCTTGGAAATTGCACAGAATACAGTTCACCTCAATGAACTGTGAGTTCATTCAACTTCAAAATAATAGGCACTAAAATCAGTTCAGACCCTTCTGACCCATATTGCACAAAGAATTCAATATACACCACCTTCAGTCAGATATACTTATCTAATATACTTTGATCATCCATGTTTGTTAGATACAACATTACTGTAAGCTTATGGAAGAGCTCATGATGGAGGACCGTGATCATGCCATGATGTGTCTAATGTTATTCAGACAAAGCTGTAGTGTCAGTCTAGTGCATGTACTGCTGTAAATAATGTACAGACGTGTTGAGAGGGAGTTTGGAAACACCTGTTGTTCCCAAAAGCACCTGGATGCAGATTGTCTCAACAGTGTGTAAACTTTTACATACACTCTGAAAAAAGTGGATTTTCAACACAACCTGTGTGAtacagcatgtgtttgtgtcacttTTCAATGGAACAGTCCAACTTTTTTGGTgggattatttgattatttgtcTCACCCACAGTAACAGGAAAAGGTTGATGTTGGTGTCATCTCTGTGCATCCAGTACAGAGACAGGTCTGGGACCTGTTTAGCCTAGTTTAAcgactggaagcagggggaaactgctagcctagaAAACAAGTCTTCCAGCTCATTCCCTTCCAAAATTACCTAAATGAGCATTGTTCTGGCACAACTATCAGCAGGACAATATTGTTTGTTAGTGCCTTCCACAATTCACATCCCTGTTGCAAAAATTACCCATATCCTATTTTCTGCTCTGCCACCTCTATGGTTAAGATTTGGATTATTTATGTATGTggttacacatccagcagacacagagcaccTTACAAATCATTTAGTCATGTTTGATGACTCCaggtccaatattcactctccttttagctctggtttggtctctaccaactcctgagaaaaatatctatCTCTTTACTCTGCCACTTCTCACTCAAATGCTAGCAAATAGCTTGCTCACCAGCAAACATTGTGCATTTTAGCAACTTATGACGTTCCCCAGCTATTTACATGACTATGTGCAAAGCAGcacttcatttttctttgtctaaTCTTGGAGTTATGGCACATAAAAAAGAGGTATCCCAGAAACTACAACAATGAACTTCTCCTCTATGGACAATGTAGGTAAATACTGAACTTTATGTCCTCTCTGTatcatttttcttaatttttggGGAAGCTTACAGGAAAGTTTCGCCCTCATTTGCAAGTTGACAGGCACGTGCATCCCCTATTAGATACACAGGGCTGAGGTTGAAGAGGGGGGATATAGGTTGAAAACCGAatcaatgagctaaaagaggctgaaAAGCTCATTAATATAAATTACACATAGCCGTTAGATCCATTGTCAATATAAAACATTGATTAGTACAGCCTAATGTAAAAGTTATGACTTAATAGGTTGAGTGTGACTCAGCCTTGATTGACATGACTTAGTAAGAGACAGTCATAATTATTTACTGTCATGACATActgaaaccattttttttatttttagcattacttgtttttaattaaattttttaaattgattttcttgAGTGAAATGGGATTCCATATATTTTGAATAATATTACAAATATCCATTGTCCCAGACTTGACTCACAGGTGTGTTGAAAATGACACAAACTTTTTCAGTCTGCTGAGTGATTTTGTACACTGGTATGACCTTTAGGCAAAGAAGAAATACTGTAGGCccatgaatgaacaaatgagtGGTTTTCTGAAGAAAGGGAGAGCCGGGCTGTTAAAATGACCCAAGGAACTACTGCCCTGAAAGTGACAGATGTCTGAGTGAACAGTAGCCAGAGATCTATCAGGACTCATGATCCAAAAAGTGGCAGAAGTAGTAAAACAGTAGCACAACCAACAATACCAACAGAGATTCTTGTTGGCCAGGTGTCtatttgaaaagtgctgtaGAAAACCTGTTTGTCACGGCACTGTTGGATCTTTATGCAGGGCATTAACTTACACACACGTGTCTATTCTACTCTCAGTACCAGACACAGCATTTAGAACCAGCACAGACCAGCAGACAACACCGTCATCAATAGAATACACTAATGTACATGGGTAGGTGGAGCAGGTGTTTGGAGTCCAACCGAGAGGATTCTTCAAATTGCACTTTGCGTCCCAACAACACTCATACGGTCCAGCGGCTGTCTTTCTGTGTTCCATTCAAGTGCAGCGGTGAAATTcacagactgaacacacacaactcaaCTAGGTCCAATATACTACAGTTTATATCCACTATTGCAGGTGTTGGGTTTGACTGTAGCACCTGTAGACTGGTCTGAAAAGGGAGCATTGTAAGGCTGGTACAGATGATGCATTCCAGACATGTCCAAAAATTGGAAAATCCATTCTCATGTTATGGAAAATGTCATCAGCTCAAAAATCCAGAATTTCATGTAAAAACCTCACATGGATTAGTCACCTCCAAAGTGTCAGAGATACAGTTATGTGGCAACAAACGCCTTaaacacctacacagagaaACTACCCTGCAAATGTGTTTAGCCTGTTATAATGCATCTATAGATTCTTTTGTTTGTTGCCCCATGGTTTTCTGTGTGGCAGTTactttgtggtaatttgattcatcacaaagttgttttgttgtatgCACCACTAAAGCACTACTGAAAACTGAAATGGTTAAGAGCCGAATGTGTATGTGagtatttaatatttcagatgATATTATGCTCACATGGTGCATCCTTGAACAAATGTAAGTTAAAACTAAGTGACAACACAGCAAACCTGGGACAGGTAGAATTCCAGTGTAGACGTATTTGCTGATTTTTGGGCAAAATGGGTTGGAAGCCCTCAGTTTATTTGTTCCTGTGGCCCTCTAGTTAATCCAGCCCTGCAGCTAGTACTCAGCTGTATTTAGATCAGCTGATGATGTGTGGTCTAGGCATACAATGTTGAATTGTGTCAGACAATAtctcaaaaagaaaatgaagtcaTAAAAATTTTCAAAGAGCTCCACACAACATTTCCGTAAAACAGAGCTGGCAGACTTTTTAGATGacagttttatttcatgtcagattgaaaaaacaaaaagagagtgGTAGAAAACAgctcttctttttaaaaagctgtgtaAGGGACATATTTGCAACTTAATAAAAAAATGGTAGACTTGCATTTATGGTTGTTAATCTGTGCAGGATTTAGCACTGCGACAAAACCCAACTAGCCCTTGGAAGCAGCTGCTTGGGGGCCGGCCAATTAATTATACCTCAAGACTCTTTTCATTTACTGTTGTTATTTAAGCAGCCCATTGAAAATGTGGTTTTGgtgtattgttttatatttgcaattgacataaaaaatgtcaaaattacattaaaaaaaaaataaaaatttgtgGAAATGGAATTTTTAACGTATTTATCTGTGACATTCCTGCCTTCAACCCAATACAAGGTGGATGGAAGTAGTAAAGTAGTTCCACTGAACACTGTCTCCAGTCtgttctgtggattattcaGAGTGACAGGGGTGTAGAAAGAGAGGttttgaaatgtaattgttCAATGCCATGAGCCCcacaaacaaattattttttcaccCCCATTGTACAAGGTTGGAAGAAGTgtcaaaatacagttttaatacaGGTAATACTTTATATGATATTATGCGTACATGGTGTGTATCCttaaacatatttgtgtttaatcaTCTTAAAAATAAGTTGATTAAACACGCTATATTcctatattataatatataatatctgACTTATAAATAAGTTGATTCATCCCGCCCTGTCACTGCACTGAGGTACTAGATGTAATTGAGAAATATAAGTGACCCTTTAATTTTAGTCTATTttaataattctttttttttttctttcagtgatATCATTAGGATGATAGTTAGTTAATAGCCCAGTTGTTTTCCTTCACATTTCCACACAGCAAAGTTAATTGACTTTGTAATATAATAGATTGTAGCTAAACGAGAGAGTGTTGCCTGAATACCTCACATGTAGAGTTGTTATGTTGGCCTGcttttcatcacatttaaaGCCACTATCTGGAGGCAGAGGTTGGGGATGTAATTCGGACCTTTTAAGGATTTTCCAATTTCCAGATGTGTCTGGAACTAAGCAGGACTTCTCCACATTCCCGCCATAATTATAGGCCGACTGCTGTGGCGCACCTGGAGCTCAGAGCGGCCTCTATGACTGGGTGACAGCCAGAGTATTGACGTATCCGTGCGGACACATGTCGTTCTCGGAGACGCAGTGGGAGAACTGGGCCGGGTTACTGCCGCCGGCCAGCCTCCGGACCCCGCGTACCGTCACGCACTGCTCCACCAGCTCCAGGAACTTACACACCAAGAAGAAGATGTttttgaacataaacacagacaccggCATCTTGTAGACGTACACCTGGAAACACCTGACCACCAGCAGAGGTGCGTTGACCACCAGGCCCGTGGAGAACCGGGCCCAGAGCCACCGGCAGCGCAGCTCCGACGCGGTCAGCTCGTAGAGCCAGATCACCGGGACGGCCAGGGCCACGAAATACACCGAGATGACGGTGTACTTCAGGTAGACGGAGGGGATCTCGTTCCTCAGCAGCATCTCCACCAGTGTGAAGCTGTCCAGCAGGTCCAGGCAGGTGCTCATGAAGCAGCTCTGGGAGTGGTGCCGCGTCGCCCCGTTTAAGTCCTCGATGATGGAGTTGATGAGGCAGAAGAGCAGCGGGACGGACAGCAACATGATGATTTTGAAGCCGGTCACTCCGCACGGGACCTTGAGCGCGATCAGGTCCAGGATAGAGGTCTCCAGGATGAGCACCACCTTCGGCGTGCAGGCGATGACATAGATGAGCCAGGCCAGGTAGGCGTAGGTGAACTCTCCGAGGTTGCAGCCGAAGATGGAGCTCTTCTGGTGGAAGCCGCAGGCCCGCTCCCTCTTGCTCCGCGCGTTCTTCATGAAGAAAATCCCCCAGCCCGAGATCACCACCAGGTCCGTGGCTATCCATGAGCACCAGTACAGGTCGGTGAAGATGATGAGGTAGAAGTCCAGGATGCCGCCctggaagatgaggaggaggaagcagagcGCCTTGTACAGCAGGCTCCTCTTGGATTTGTGCGCCAGCAGGGGAGTGGTCTGCATGAACTCCCCCGATGTCATGATGCAGGCGGCGGCCGCTGCTGAGGAGACCAGAGGCTGGATGCTGCCGCTCTCCTCCGGGTTGATGCTGCCGCTGGTGGTCTGAGTGTCCCGCCTCCTGCTCAGCAGCTGCCCGGCTTCTGGAGAAGAGGAGACGGGGGAGTCTGGAGAAAAGCTCGCTTCGGATTGGAGAAAGTCGGCCTTCAGATTGTCATTCCCAGTTTCTGAGATCATTGTATTCGTGCGGTCGCCTCCCTTTCTCCCCTTTTCTTCTTCCCTAACGCTTTTAAAGGTGGCGAGGAAGAGACATGCGCAGAGAAAGGCACAGACTGTGTCTCATGGAATGGACTACAGCTGCTTCATTTACTATGGTTATGAttagattattttaatttattaattcattcGTTTTGCACATATTATTTCTCTAGAtgtcaaaaaataatgacatatttCCATCATCATCTCCAAGAAACCGCAGCGATGTCTGCAAACTTctcatgtttgaatgtttttcagtatctttattaaaaataatggtGAAGCGTGTTGATAGATGAAATGTTTAGACACTGATGCTTAGTTACAGTGGGCTATATGCACAGTCATAATTataacacagatacacaaacagaaaaaatattatcAAATTCGTTGTTGATTTATGTATCAACTATCTGCTTGACAATTGTAATATGGCTGAACCTTATGTTTGTTATTAGATATGTTAGATATATACAGTGTTGCTTTAGAGTGATAACAGAACCAGAAATTAGCTTCTGGGCCCCTAATAATCACATTTCCTCCCACTCTGCAATATGTACAGTTATCATTGTCATTTGGATTTAGGATTACGCAACATCTAAGTACAAATTGAAATAATGATGACATTAAAAGTGTAGGACCCCCTTCAAGACAGGGGCTCAGATCTATTAAtaaagcagatattttactttgGTAGTACTTATCcctaaatacattttcaattacATGAGCAACCAGTTGACACTCAGTAAGCATGGATTTTTTTGGAGCCCCTGGGTCACCATGCATCTTTGCCCCTTTTGATAATCCGTGACAATATATACGATCTGCTGTGACTCTTAAAACTCATCAGAAACCCTGGTGAAGATTCTAAAAGTTACATTCTCCATCCTGTTCCCTTTCTTTCTGACAGGCTCCACACCTCCAGATCCTCAATTCAGGTGTCACTTTAGTTTTTGTCATTAGTGTGGAACACAAACTCGCTCTCAGGGATCAGTCAGGACTCATGTTTTCTCTAAACTAACAGTTTAATGACCTTTGTCTCAGGTATTGGTCCTCAACTTTTATGGTTTATACAGTGGTTTTACAGCCAACCACTGACTATGCACAACCCCTCATTACACTTGTACACTGTATGTCAATGAGCTATGAAGAGTTTAACCAAAGAGAGATGTTCCCTaatcagattgtttcattttaatcctttaattttgaaaaaagtaaaaaacaacaacaacaaacaaacaaacaaaaaacaacaacaaaaaaaccccccgATCCTTCAGATTTATCCTCTCAGCCTGCTGTTGGGTTCTGACAGTGAAAAATATTATGTATCTTaggagaagacaaaaacatattatGATTTCTGTTTACACAGAGATGTTAAGATGGATCAGAGTGGCTCTTTTGAAGGATTGTGATGTGTTGTCTCACAGAGATTTAGATCTCTCAGAGCAAAACTGTCTCATGTGCTATGACATCaactgcaaaatgtattttactacGATGGAAGTCTGATTTACTGCCAGCGATGGTGGGATGAACTCAGAGAAAATCCCGTATAGTGTGAAGGGGAAAACTTGTCATTCTGTGATATGaaatattccctcatttggtgtaaATTATGGATGATAGTAATAATAAGAGATGAAGAGGCTAGAAAAGCTGGTCCATgtgctcactctctctcaccctTCCTTCAGATATGCCACACAAGCATGCATTGatttcattgtttgtgtttgtttactttaccTCCCTGTCACATTCCTCCAGCCAGTTTGTGACAAACAGGCTTGTCCAGGATATGAACGCAGGATcatcttcagataaacattgCTTCACATATTAAAAGGATACTACTGTAAACTATTTCATATAGATAATCAACTATTCTAGTATCATTACAATAGAAATGTTTGTCAGTTTCAGGTTGATTTCACATTTCTAAACTTCTAATGATGAGTTCGGTTCTTATGACATAAAATCATGAGTTGAATGTCATTTACTAATCAAATTAAACTCTTAACAAATCATTGTACATTCCAGCATTAATTGCATTCGATAACTCTGAAAGCGTTCTTGTTTGATTGCAGActtgctgtgttgtgtgtttgttgtatgttttgaacTTCCAACTTCCTTCACAT
This genomic window from Thunnus maccoyii chromosome 23, fThuMac1.1, whole genome shotgun sequence contains:
- the tmem121b gene encoding transmembrane protein 121B, producing the protein MISETGNDNLKADFLQSEASFSPDSPVSSSPEAGQLLSRRRDTQTTSGSINPEESGSIQPLVSSAAAAACIMTSGEFMQTTPLLAHKSKRSLLYKALCFLLLIFQGGILDFYLIIFTDLYWCSWIATDLVVISGWGIFFMKNARSKRERACGFHQKSSIFGCNLGEFTYAYLAWLIYVIACTPKVVLILETSILDLIALKVPCGVTGFKIIMLLSVPLLFCLINSIIEDLNGATRHHSQSCFMSTCLDLLDSFTLVEMLLRNEIPSVYLKYTVISVYFVALAVPVIWLYELTASELRCRWLWARFSTGLVVNAPLLVVRCFQVYVYKMPVSVFMFKNIFFLVCKFLELVEQCVTVRGVRRLAGGSNPAQFSHCVSENDMCPHGYVNTLAVTQS